The following are encoded in a window of Ruminiclostridium herbifermentans genomic DNA:
- a CDS encoding LysR family transcriptional regulator: MTLQQLHYIITISETGSLNKAADALFVTQPSLTSAIKELEKEIGITIFNRTGKGVTLTNDGMEFMLYARQVYSQYDLLLEKYGKHANLKKKFGVSTQHYSFAVKAFVEMVRAFDTSKYEFAIRESKTCEVINDVSTFRSEIGILYLSDFNRKIIMKLLKSSNLEFHKLIDCKAYVYLWKGHPLAKEKTIRFSQLNEYPSLCFEQGDNSSFYFAEEILSTNEYPRTIKASDRATMLNLMIGLNGYTLCSGIICEELNGTDFVAVAFEADELNPNSVMEIGYIVKKNSMLSKMGTLYIEELKRYLAAYSERENSNTIRN; encoded by the coding sequence ATGACATTACAGCAACTGCATTATATTATAACTATTTCAGAAACAGGCTCACTGAATAAAGCTGCGGATGCGTTATTCGTTACTCAGCCGTCTTTGACAAGTGCAATAAAGGAACTAGAGAAGGAAATAGGTATTACTATTTTCAACCGAACCGGAAAAGGTGTAACTCTGACAAATGATGGCATGGAATTTATGCTTTATGCCCGTCAAGTATATAGTCAATATGATTTGCTTTTAGAAAAATACGGGAAGCATGCAAACCTGAAGAAGAAGTTTGGTGTTTCCACACAGCACTATTCCTTTGCAGTAAAGGCATTTGTCGAAATGGTAAGAGCCTTTGATACTTCGAAGTATGAATTTGCTATTAGAGAATCAAAAACATGCGAAGTCATCAATGATGTAAGCACATTTAGAAGCGAGATTGGGATACTTTACTTAAGTGATTTCAACCGAAAAATTATCATGAAGCTTCTTAAATCTAGCAACCTTGAATTCCATAAGTTGATTGATTGTAAGGCATATGTGTATCTTTGGAAAGGTCATCCTCTAGCGAAAGAAAAGACTATTCGTTTTTCACAGCTTAATGAATATCCTTCCCTTTGTTTTGAACAGGGGGATAATAGTTCCTTTTATTTTGCTGAGGAAATCTTGAGTACCAATGAATATCCAAGAACTATTAAAGCTTCTGACCGCGCAACTATGCTTAATTTGATGATTGGGCTGAACGGGTATACACTGTGTTCAGGAATTATCTGTGAAGAGTTGAATGGTACGGATTTCGTCGCAGTTGCTTTTGAAGCAGACGAGTTGAATCCTAACAGTGTAATGGAAATAGGATATATTGTTAAGAAAAATAGTATGCTTAGTAAAATGGGGACTCTATATATTGAAGAACTTAAAAGGTATCTTGCAGCTTATTCTGAGAGAGAAAACAGTAACACTATCAGAAATTAG
- a CDS encoding VanW family protein: MSKKLLSQRNKFFYFLAIWYRRLKRYFCWYFDSNTYAKKRQIEKLPFRVKKHQSVLIRKLGDSDMILQYNKVTNLKIAIERLNGIIIKPNEVFSLCRLIGLPTKRKGYLPGMELFNEEARPGIGGGLCQIANLVHWLVLHSPLDIIERHHHSFDPFPDDGRILPFGSGATIFYNYIDLQIKNNTPYTFQFNFWLSQKCLEGELRIDEELPYSYHVFEREHEFLKIEDEFFRKNEIWRNKIAKFASGKILETELLIKNFSKVKYTPECFKNSN; the protein is encoded by the coding sequence ATGAGTAAGAAACTTTTAAGTCAGAGAAATAAATTTTTTTATTTTTTGGCTATTTGGTATAGAAGGTTGAAAAGATATTTTTGTTGGTATTTTGATTCGAATACATATGCAAAAAAGAGGCAAATAGAAAAGCTTCCGTTTAGAGTAAAAAAACATCAGTCTGTCTTGATAAGGAAGCTTGGAGATAGCGATATGATATTGCAGTACAATAAAGTTACCAATTTAAAAATTGCAATAGAAAGATTAAATGGAATAATTATTAAGCCTAATGAAGTATTTTCCCTATGCAGACTTATTGGATTGCCAACAAAAAGAAAGGGATATTTGCCAGGGATGGAACTTTTTAATGAAGAAGCAAGACCGGGTATAGGCGGGGGCTTGTGCCAAATAGCAAATTTAGTTCACTGGCTTGTTTTGCACAGCCCTTTAGATATTATAGAAAGGCATCATCATAGCTTTGATCCTTTCCCTGACGATGGAAGAATTCTACCATTTGGAAGTGGTGCTACAATATTCTATAACTATATTGATCTACAGATTAAAAATAATACGCCATATACATTTCAGTTTAATTTTTGGCTATCACAAAAGTGCTTAGAGGGTGAACTCAGAATTGACGAGGAATTACCTTATTCTTATCATGTGTTTGAACGAGAACATGAATTTTTAAAAATAGAAGATGAGTTCTTTAGAAAAAATGAAATATGGAGAAATAAAATTGCCAAATTTGCAAGTGGAAAAATCCTTGAAACTGAATTATTAATAAAGAATTTCTCGAAAGTGAAATATACTCCAGAATGCTTTAAGAATAGTAATTGA
- a CDS encoding O-acetylhomoserine aminocarboxypropyltransferase/cysteine synthase family protein has product MSNIKDTTTWGFETRQIHIGQEQADPVTDARAVPIYASTSYVFHNAQHASDRFGLRDVGNIYSRLTNPTSEIFEKRIASLEGGVAAIAVASGAAAINYTFTALARSGEHIVSSKTIYGGTYNLLANTLPLTNGITTTFVDPEVEGSFEAAIKENTKAIFIETLGNPNSNIIDIEEVAKIAHKHKIPLVVDSTFATPYLVRPIEYGADIVVHSATKFIGGHGTAIGGVIVDSGKFDWKGSGKYPWISEANPSYHGISFADAVGAAAFVTYIRAILLRDTGSTLSPFHAFLFLQGLETLSLRVERHVENALKIVEYLDKHPQVEAVHHPSLENEPSHKLYRKYFPNGGGSIFTFEIKGDDKTAQKFIDNLAIFSLLANVADVKSLVIHPASTTHSQLSEEELLEQGIKPNTIRLSVGIESIDDLIGALNYAFDAVK; this is encoded by the coding sequence ATGTCAAATATTAAAGACACTACCACATGGGGTTTTGAAACTAGGCAGATACATATAGGACAAGAGCAGGCAGACCCAGTAACAGATGCCAGAGCAGTTCCAATTTATGCATCAACTTCTTATGTATTTCATAATGCACAACATGCATCAGATCGTTTTGGCCTTAGGGATGTGGGAAACATCTATAGCAGACTTACAAATCCAACTAGTGAAATTTTTGAGAAGAGAATTGCTTCTCTTGAAGGTGGTGTTGCTGCTATAGCAGTGGCATCTGGTGCAGCTGCCATTAACTATACTTTTACTGCATTGGCACGCAGCGGTGAGCATATCGTTTCATCTAAAACAATATATGGCGGTACTTATAATCTGCTTGCAAACACGCTTCCGCTTACTAATGGAATTACTACTACATTTGTTGATCCAGAGGTTGAAGGTTCCTTTGAGGCAGCCATTAAGGAAAACACTAAGGCGATTTTTATTGAAACTCTTGGCAATCCTAATTCTAATATCATTGATATTGAAGAAGTTGCGAAGATTGCACACAAGCATAAAATTCCACTTGTGGTTGATTCGACCTTTGCTACACCTTATCTGGTAAGACCTATTGAATATGGCGCGGATATTGTTGTTCATTCAGCTACTAAGTTTATTGGTGGCCATGGTACTGCGATAGGTGGTGTTATTGTTGACAGCGGTAAGTTTGATTGGAAAGGTTCTGGAAAATATCCGTGGATATCGGAAGCCAACCCAAGCTATCATGGTATTTCTTTCGCTGATGCGGTAGGCGCTGCAGCATTTGTAACCTACATTCGTGCTATTTTGCTTCGTGATACAGGTTCTACACTCTCGCCATTCCATGCATTCTTGTTTTTACAGGGGCTTGAAACCCTTTCACTGAGAGTGGAACGGCATGTTGAAAACGCACTTAAAATTGTTGAATATCTTGATAAGCATCCGCAGGTTGAAGCTGTTCATCATCCATCGCTGGAAAATGAACCTAGTCATAAGTTGTATAGAAAATATTTTCCTAACGGAGGAGGTTCCATATTTACTTTTGAAATTAAGGGTGACGACAAGACTGCGCAGAAATTTATCGATAATCTTGCAATTTTCTCATTGCTTGCAAATGTAGCTGATGTTAAGTCGCTTGTAATTCATCCAGCAAGCACAACTCATTCACAGCTTTCTGAGGAAGAATTGCTAGAACAGGGCATTAAACCAAACACCATTCGCCTTTCAGTAGGTATTGAAAGTATAGATGACCTAATAGGTGCGCTAAATTATGCATTTGATGCTGTAAAGTAA
- a CDS encoding secondary thiamine-phosphate synthase enzyme YjbQ, whose translation MKSYRKELYFNIPRRRAYINISAEVQKCIDESGIKEGLVLVNAMNITASVFINDDEMGLHQDFEKWLEKLAPEKPYNQYNHNGYENNADAHLKRQIMGREVVVAVTNGKLDFGTWEQIFYGEYDGMREKRVLVKIIGE comes from the coding sequence ATGAAATCATACAGAAAAGAGTTGTATTTTAATATACCAAGGAGAAGAGCATATATTAATATCAGTGCTGAGGTTCAAAAATGCATTGATGAAAGTGGAATAAAAGAAGGACTGGTGCTTGTTAATGCGATGAATATTACTGCAAGTGTATTTATAAATGATGATGAAATGGGACTACACCAAGATTTTGAAAAGTGGTTAGAAAAACTAGCACCTGAAAAGCCTTATAACCAATACAATCATAATGGTTATGAGAATAATGCAGATGCACACCTGAAGAGACAAATTATGGGCCGAGAGGTTGTGGTTGCTGTTACAAATGGTAAACTGGATTTTGGAACCTGGGAGCAAATCTTTTATGGTGAATACGATGGAATGAGAGAGAAAAGGGTGCTGGTGAAGATTATAGGAGAGTGA
- a CDS encoding nitrogenase component 1 has product MAENITKIHKKSNTIVHPHYACAIGGAYSVVAIKGGIPIANCGPGCMYKQYFFLGFENGFQGSISTGGGNVPSANVGENDVVFGGMNKLDDLIKSTLAIYDGDLFVVTTGCTGELVGDDVGSVVRKYQEAGYPLVYADTGGFKGSNLIGHEIVVNAIIDQFVGDYKGKKREGLINLWFETPYFNTNWRGDYIEIVRILRAIGFDVNVLFGPQSGGVEEWKNIPKAQFNLVISPWVSVGIAKYLEEKYDQPYLHIPVIPIGEEATTAFIRQIVEYAGINSDKAEKFIAEESELYYYFLDSFSHFFAEYWYGLPSRFAVVGDSAYTLAYSKFLADQIGLIPVKQIITDNPPAAFREKIRYEFRQLSDGVSVEVEFIEDGYLAEKSLAEADFGSSVPLILGSSWESDVAREKNALLLEINAPSSGTVVLNRSHIGYRGALQFIERIYTATVGGK; this is encoded by the coding sequence ATGGCTGAAAATATAACAAAAATACATAAAAAGAGTAATACAATAGTACATCCGCATTATGCCTGCGCTATAGGAGGAGCATATTCTGTGGTGGCAATCAAGGGTGGTATTCCTATTGCTAATTGCGGGCCAGGCTGTATGTATAAGCAGTATTTTTTTCTGGGATTTGAAAATGGATTTCAAGGCTCCATAAGTACAGGTGGTGGAAATGTTCCAAGTGCAAATGTAGGAGAAAATGATGTTGTATTTGGTGGAATGAATAAGCTTGATGACTTAATAAAATCCACTCTTGCTATTTATGATGGAGACTTATTTGTAGTAACTACTGGCTGTACAGGAGAACTTGTAGGTGATGATGTAGGTTCTGTGGTAAGAAAATACCAGGAGGCAGGTTATCCTTTGGTTTATGCAGACACAGGAGGCTTCAAGGGCTCTAATCTTATTGGTCATGAAATAGTTGTTAATGCTATTATTGATCAGTTTGTAGGAGACTACAAGGGCAAAAAACGTGAGGGATTAATTAATTTGTGGTTTGAAACTCCATATTTTAATACAAACTGGCGTGGTGATTATATTGAAATTGTTAGAATTTTAAGGGCAATTGGTTTTGATGTGAATGTTCTTTTTGGGCCCCAGAGTGGCGGAGTTGAAGAGTGGAAAAATATTCCAAAAGCGCAGTTTAATCTTGTTATATCGCCATGGGTTAGCGTTGGAATAGCAAAGTATTTAGAAGAAAAGTATGATCAGCCGTATTTGCACATTCCCGTTATTCCTATCGGAGAAGAAGCAACAACTGCATTTATAAGGCAGATAGTAGAATATGCAGGAATAAACTCTGATAAGGCGGAAAAGTTTATTGCGGAAGAATCAGAACTTTATTATTATTTTCTAGACTCATTCTCTCATTTCTTTGCAGAATATTGGTATGGCTTGCCTTCTCGCTTTGCTGTAGTAGGTGATAGTGCCTATACGCTTGCATATTCGAAATTTCTTGCAGATCAAATAGGCCTTATTCCAGTTAAGCAGATTATTACAGACAATCCCCCTGCAGCCTTTCGAGAGAAAATACGTTATGAATTTAGACAGCTTTCAGATGGAGTTTCTGTAGAGGTTGAGTTTATAGAGGATGGATATCTAGCTGAAAAGTCACTTGCCGAGGCGGATTTTGGTTCAAGCGTGCCTCTTATTCTAGGCTCTTCATGGGAGTCGGATGTGGCAAGAGAAAAGAATGCGCTTCTTTTGGAGATAAATGCACCATCATCTGGAACGGTTGTGCTAAACAGAAGCCACATAGGATATAGAGGAGCGTTACAGTTCATTGAGAGAATTTACACTGCTACTGTTGGCGGGAAATAA
- a CDS encoding nitrogenase component 1 yields the protein MAKKTINLDMTAVENREMRLGTITAWDGSATKLWRESNYELRSQRKHGEGDRPKTCRLCELNSPLNQQTMCANAIVECQIGNITDCVLIQHAPIGCSADNPWFNLAFNMGLGRRNKPPQNLQIYSTNLLENDMVFGASDKLRQTIRDAKVRFNPKAIFISMACATAIIGENIDSIAEEMEEEIGVTVIPLHCEGFRSKHWSTGFDVSQHGVLRQIVKRKPKKQKDLINIVALWGTDYFTEILKPLGLRVNYMIDMASYDELAQASEAVATATFCHTLGSYMATALEEHFGVPQIDAPQPYGIAGTDAWLRAIAKIVGKEAETEEYIKSEHERILPKISELREKFKGINGFVMTGSSYAHSLISVLRELGIGVEGSVVFHHDPVYDGGHENQDTLRELIDTYGDIPYFTVSKTQAFQLNALFKRVKTDFVIIRHQGLAPEAAKLGIPSLAMGDEHFPVGYDGIIRTGEVILDILARKKFNEVLLRHVKSPYNDWWCSQEDPFLLAKHPEIIDERVKLE from the coding sequence ATGGCAAAAAAGACAATCAATTTAGATATGACAGCAGTAGAAAACCGAGAGATGCGATTGGGAACTATAACTGCATGGGATGGTTCGGCTACAAAGCTTTGGAGGGAATCGAACTATGAATTAAGAAGCCAAAGAAAGCATGGAGAAGGTGATAGACCCAAAACCTGTCGCTTATGTGAACTGAATTCACCTCTTAATCAGCAAACAATGTGCGCTAATGCTATTGTTGAATGTCAGATAGGAAATATTACTGATTGTGTGCTCATTCAGCATGCACCTATAGGCTGTTCTGCTGATAATCCTTGGTTTAATCTTGCATTTAATATGGGATTGGGACGAAGAAATAAACCACCACAGAATTTGCAAATTTACAGTACAAATCTTCTTGAAAATGATATGGTATTTGGTGCATCGGATAAGCTCAGACAGACCATTCGCGACGCTAAAGTGCGATTTAATCCAAAGGCCATTTTTATTTCAATGGCATGTGCAACAGCAATTATCGGAGAGAATATTGACAGTATTGCAGAGGAGATGGAGGAAGAAATAGGAGTTACTGTTATTCCGCTACACTGTGAGGGATTCCGTTCAAAGCATTGGAGCACTGGTTTTGATGTTTCACAGCATGGTGTACTTCGTCAAATTGTAAAGCGTAAGCCAAAGAAGCAGAAGGATTTAATTAATATCGTTGCTCTTTGGGGTACTGATTATTTTACGGAAATTCTGAAACCACTCGGACTCAGAGTGAATTATATGATAGATATGGCTAGCTATGATGAACTAGCACAAGCATCAGAAGCTGTTGCAACAGCAACCTTCTGCCACACACTGGGTTCTTACATGGCAACAGCACTTGAGGAGCATTTTGGTGTGCCTCAGATTGATGCGCCACAACCATATGGAATTGCTGGAACGGATGCATGGCTCAGAGCTATTGCAAAGATAGTTGGTAAAGAGGCTGAAACCGAAGAATACATTAAAAGTGAGCATGAAAGAATTCTTCCTAAAATTAGTGAATTAAGAGAGAAATTCAAGGGAATAAACGGTTTTGTTATGACTGGTTCATCCTATGCACACAGCTTGATTTCTGTACTTCGTGAACTTGGCATTGGTGTTGAGGGCTCTGTTGTATTCCACCATGACCCCGTATACGACGGAGGACACGAAAATCAAGATACTTTACGTGAACTTATTGACACGTATGGAGATATACCGTATTTCACAGTGAGCAAGACACAGGCATTCCAGTTAAACGCTTTATTTAAGCGCGTAAAAACCGATTTCGTAATTATACGCCATCAGGGACTTGCACCAGAGGCGGCAAAGCTAGGTATTCCGTCGTTGGCAATGGGAGATGAACATTTTCCTGTAGGCTATGATGGAATAATCAGAACAGGTGAGGTCATTTTGGATATTCTTGCAAGAAAGAAGTTTAATGAAGTACTTTTAAGACATGTTAAAAGTCCTTACAACGACTGGTGGTGTTCTCAGGAGGATCCATTTCTTTTGGCAAAGCATCCCGAGATTATTGATGAAAGAGTTAAACTTGAATAA